The following proteins come from a genomic window of Roseofilum capinflatum BLCC-M114:
- a CDS encoding fasciclin domain-containing protein — MPNIVEIAVGNEAFSTLVTAVKVAGLVEALQQPGPLTVFAPNDDAFAKLLPGTVESLVQNVPQLQRILTYHVAAGRYTTAELKDLESVTSLEGSPIPIRCGDIFEVKNATVLAPDIEATNGIIHVIDTVILMG, encoded by the coding sequence ATGCCTAATATTGTTGAAATTGCCGTTGGTAATGAAGCCTTCTCGACTCTTGTCACTGCGGTTAAAGTGGCGGGGTTAGTCGAGGCCTTGCAACAACCTGGCCCCCTAACCGTTTTTGCCCCCAATGATGATGCCTTTGCCAAGTTGTTACCGGGAACGGTGGAGAGTTTGGTGCAGAATGTGCCTCAACTCCAACGTATCCTCACCTATCATGTGGCTGCCGGACGCTATACCACGGCAGAATTAAAGGATCTAGAGAGTGTAACTTCTCTGGAAGGTTCTCCTATTCCCATTCGTTGTGGTGACATTTTTGAAGTGAAAAATGCCACAGTTTTAGCCCCAGATATTGAAGCTACGAATGGGATTATCCATGTGATTGATACGGTGATTTTGATGGGGTAA